Within the Trichoderma breve strain T069 chromosome 3, whole genome shotgun sequence genome, the region GACGGAGTTGGCCTCGtgggcagccttggcagcagagATGACAGGAGCATAGGCGACCAGAGGGAAGTGGATACGAGGGTAGGGGACCAGGTTGGTCTGGAACTCGTTCAGATCAACGTTGAGGGAACCATCGAAACGCAGGGAGGCGGTGATGGAGGAAACAACTGCGTGGGCAAGCGATTAGCGCACGTAGACTTCACTGGACACAGATTCGGCTGCTACTTACCCTGAGCAATCAGGCGGTTAAGGTTCTCGTAGTTGGGGCGCTCAAGACCGAGGTTGCGACGGCAGATGTCGTAGATGGCCTCGTTGTCGACCATGAAGGAGCAGTCGGAGTGCTCCAGGGTGGTGTGGGTGGTCAGGATGGAGTTGTAGGGCTCAACGACAGAGGTGGCAGTCTGGGGAGCAGGGTAGACGCAGAACTCGagcttgctcttcttgccgtAGTCGACGGACAGACGCTCCATGAGGAGAGCACCGAAACCAGAACCGGTACCACCACCGAAGGAGTGGAAGACCAGGAAGCCCTGAAGACCAACGCAGTTGTCGGCAACACGTCGGATCTTGTCGAGAACGCCCTCAATCAGCTCCTTGCCGACGGTGTAGTGGCCACGGGCGTAGTTGTTGGAAGCATCCTCCTTGCCGGTGATCATCATCTCCGGGTGGAAGAGGTTGCGGTAAGGACCGGTGCGGACCTCGTCGACGACATTGGGCTCCAAGTCGCAGTAGATGGCACGGGGAACGTACTTGCCCTGGCCTGTTTTGAAAGGGTTAGAGGTGACATATTCTCAACGACACCATATAAAAGGAGATGGGGAGCAAAATAAACATACCAGtctcggagaagaaggtgctgAAACCCTGATCGGGGTCCTGAGCCTTGCGCTCCTCAGTGAGGTAACCATCGGGCTGtatgggaagaaaaaagacgttGTTAGCTTCGCGTTTTGGAGTCGTGGAAAGGTTGTAAACAATGGGCTCAAGCCACATGTGCGggagtggtggtggtgtaCCTGGATACCGTGCTCGAGGCAGTAAAGCTAGAGAAGGGGCAAATGTCAGCTCGAATGGTCACGAAAAAAACACATGCCAATGGCGAATCAACTAACCTCCCAGCAGGAATTGGCAATCTGGCAACCAGCCTGGCCGACTATCCTCCAAAAGTTAGCATCGTCAACTCGCGGTCTTGGGCGTCCATGATGCGGTGAAGGGACGCGTTTGTTTGGTGGGGAGAGGGGGCCCAAAGGTAAAGGGGCTTTGCCTCTGTCGAGCTAGCACGCACCGTTGATGCTAATAACCTCACGCATGGTGAacgctttttcttttggttttCTGAAGGGTTGGAGAGGAAAAGTAGGAGTGGTGACTTCGAGGTAGCAAGAGTGCAAGATTGAGCccggggaaagaagaaaaaaggcttTTATTACGGGGTTCCAGAGGGAAAAGGTGGTGAAAAGGACAGGAGGACGGACAAGTTGCAGCTGGTTCGTCGGGAGAGGGTCGAAAAGAGGTGGGGGGGAAATTTGGACTGGACAGGGGCTGCTCACAGCAcagcaagaggaagaggggaggTTTGTTGACTTTTTGGTTTGGGACGTGGACAGGGGGGTCCAGGCGTGGCTAGAAGTGGTAAGCGCGTCTGCGAGCGCGCCCCTGTCACCTCACCGCTCTGGGCGGGCAGCAATGATTATTGCCGAGATGAGAAACAATTTTAGTGACTGGAGGACCTGGGACTTGTGAGGACAGGTGCAATTAACTCATCATGGgcgatgcagatgcagtAGCAGTGTTGATGTTTTTGAACATGAGGTATAGGCTATAGCTG harbors:
- a CDS encoding tubulin/FtsZ family, GTPase domain-containing protein encodes the protein MREVISINVGQAGCQIANSCWELYCLEHGIQPDGYLTEERKAQDPDQGFSTFFSETGQGKYVPRAIYCDLEPNVVDEVRTGPYRNLFHPEMMITGKEDASNNYARGHYTVGKELIEGVLDKIRRVADNCVGLQGFLVFHSFGGGTGSGFGALLMERLSVDYGKKSKLEFCVYPAPQTATSVVEPYNSILTTHTTLEHSDCSFMVDNEAIYDICRRNLGLERPNYENLNRLIAQVVSSITASLRFDGSLNVDLNEFQTNLVPYPRIHFPLVAYAPVISAAKAAHEANSVQEMTMSCFEPNNQMVKCDPRNGKYMATCLLYRGDVVPNDAHNAVATLKTKRTIQFVDWCPTGFKLGICYQAPENVPNGDLAKVNRAVCMLSNTTAIAEAWSSLSLKFDLMHSKRAFVHWYVGEGMEEGEFSEAREDLAALERDYEEVAADSLDNEEMEAEY